Genomic DNA from Haloarcula marina:
GACGGTCTGTCCGAGGCCGCCGGTGATGGATGCCTGCCCGTACAGGATTCCGAGCACGGCGACACCGCCGAGACAGAGGAGGCCTGCGAGGAGATTGAGTCGACTCACCACGCCGAAGCGTCGGCCGCGAGGCGGAAAGCCGTTGAGGGTTCGGCCCCTCGATTCGGGCGATGCCACGGGTCACGCGGGAGACGTACATCGACGCGCCGCGAGCACGGGTGTTCGACCTCGCGCGCCACGTTGAGGCCCACGTCGCGACGATGCCGAACGAATCGGCGTCGGGCGCGACGGGACTGCTTGGACCGGGCGACGTGGTGACGTTCCGCGCGCCGCAGTTCGGGTTCCCGTTCGAACTCACCGCCGAAATCGTCGCGTTCGACCGCCCGCGCCGGTTCCGCGACGAGCAGGTTTCGGGCGTCTTCGGGTCCCTCTCGCACGACCACGAGTTCGAAGCACGCGAGGGCGGGACGCTGATGCGCGACGACGTGCGATTCGAGATGCCGTTTGCTCCCTTGGGTCGGGTCGGAACGCCGATTGCGCGACGACGGCTCGAACACCTCATCGAGTACCACGCCGAGGCATTGAAGCGCGTGGCGGAGAGTGACGAGTGGCGGC
This window encodes:
- a CDS encoding SRPBCC family protein — encoded protein: MPRVTRETYIDAPRARVFDLARHVEAHVATMPNESASGATGLLGPGDVVTFRAPQFGFPFELTAEIVAFDRPRRFRDEQVSGVFGSLSHDHEFEAREGGTLMRDDVRFEMPFAPLGRVGTPIARRRLEHLIEYHAEALKRVAESDEWRRFLDG